A single window of Ammospiza caudacuta isolate bAmmCau1 chromosome 12, bAmmCau1.pri, whole genome shotgun sequence DNA harbors:
- the IL17RE gene encoding interleukin-17 receptor E, which yields MHGGDPPGPGPWRVPGVHAPSSEAPPGGVGGPAGPHVPVQECGGAGPGRGGERRRSAMGRPVLLAAAAALLPLLLLPSGTGATVTRLRVSANFECRATADRTLSRPRCRRRSRPGPPLEPPALSLSRARLCLPAQPCQPCLRVRLALPASGTAGELGAVRGLHLTFLELGSNRAGWLQVWQRRRVSGSSAWQVQFDCFPAESGRQVLVSLRTIPDRGLALSCSHTVTAEPPGPVFTHAWLPELRAIEVRVPAGPALMVRLCHQLALECEELPRPFHQQVLVPGGHHISLPYEFLVPCLCIEASYSHHDSPRSKHCPFRDWPDAYGSELWSSVHFHDFSTSSKDQMAMLLSASCPLHPRATLCWREAADEAAPCHDIPNSTASEDEQVYVLDKVDVHPQLCFRFSYKNSSHVECPHQSETAWNVSVSVWGLQLHLHLTSRIPAAFSAALCQRRGGQCEPEAPLYTVTQPEGSAPGELALLLPVQVLGSCVLVWRSDVHFARKQLLCPDVSRRHFGLLGLVLALGLVVTVLLLNCRGAWRPNDGVPGRRPVLLLYSPDSEEHLGLVCALAERLRTGLGCDVRLDLWEAGGLGQAGALPWLYAQRGRVGRQRGTVLLLWSRGSARLFHRWQVGMADGTPGDAHDVFGAAMACLHGELGTAGRGGGWVLAYFSRLCSPRDVPRPLRPLPTYRLPRQLPGLLGALRGSPPAPRHCRWGRAGALLHRLPGCAREGSPPPRPPGAASGT from the exons cggggcggggagcggcggcgctCGGCCATGGGGCGCCCGGTGCTGCTCGCCGCTGCCGCcgcgctgctgccgctgctgctgctgccgtcCGGGACCGGGGCCACCGTGACCCGCCTGCGGGTCTCCGCCAACTTC GAGTGCCGGGCCACCG CCGACAGGACGCTGAGCCgcccccgctgccgccgccgttCCCGCCCCGGGCCGCCTCTGGAGCCGCCCGCGCTGTCGCTGAGCCGTGCCCGGCTGTGCCTGCCCgcgcagccctgccagccctgcctgcggGTGCGCCTGGCCCTCCCCGCCTCAGGTACGGCCGGGG AGCTCGGCGCTGTCCGGGGACTGCACCTCACcttcctggagctgggctccaACCgggctggctggctgcaggtgtGGCAGCGACGCCGGGTGTCGGGCAGCTCCGCG TGGCAGGTGCAGTTCGACTGCTTCCCGGCAGAGAGCGGGCGGCAAGTCCTCGTTTCCCTTCGCACCATCCCGGATCGGGGCTTGGCCCTAAGCTGCAGCCATACGGTCACCGCTGAGCCACCCG ggcctgTCTTTACCCATGCTTGGCTCCCTGAGCTGCGGGCCATTGAGGTGCGGGTGCCCGCGGGTCCCGCCCTCATGGTGCGGCTGTGCCACCAGCTGGCCCTggagtgtgaggagctgcccCGGCCCTTCCACCAGCAG GTGCTGGTGCCCGGAGGTCACCACATCTCACTGCCATATGAGTTCCTGGTGCCCTGCCTGTGCATTGAG GCCTCCTACTCCCACCACGACAGCCCACGGAGCAAACACTGCCCCTTCCGTGACTGGCCAGATGCCT ATGGCTCCGAGCTGTGGTCCTCGGTGCACTTCCACGActtcagcaccagcagcaaGGACCAGATGGCAATGCTGCTAAGTGCCAGCTGCCCCCTGCACCCACGGGCCACGCTCTGCTGGAGGGAGGCAGCAGATGAGGCTGCACCCTGTCACGACATCCCCAACTCCACAGCCAGTGAGGACGAGCAG GTGTACGTGCTGGACAAGGTGGACgtgcacccccagctctgcttccgA TTCTCCTACAAGAACAGCAGCCATGTGGAGTGTCCCCACCAGTCAG AGACTGCCTGGAATGTCTCCGTGAGTGTCTGGGGGCTCCAGCTGCACCTGCACCTCACCTCCCGCATCCCTGCAGCCTTCAgtgcagccctgtgccagcgCCGGGGTGGGCAGTGTGAACCTGAGGCCCCGCTCTACACTGTCACACAG CCAGAGGGCTCTGCTCCGGGCGAGttggcgctgctgctgccagtgcaggtCCTGGGCAGCTGCGTGCTG gtgtgGCGCTCGGACGTGCATTTTGCTCggaagcagctgctctgtcccgATG TCTCCCGCAGGCACTtcgggctgctggggctggtgctggcacTTGGGCTGGTGGTGACTGTGCTGCTCCTCAACTGCCGTGGTGCCTGGAGGCCGAATGATG gtgtccctggcaggcGCCCCGTGTTGCTGCTGTACTCGCCCGACTCCGaggagcacctggggctggTGTGTGCCCTGGCCGAGCGGCTGCGCACGGGGCTGGGCTGTGACGTGCGCCTGGACCTGTGGGAAGCGGGTGGCCTGGGCCAGGCGGgcgccctgccctggctctaCGCCCAGCGGGGCCGCGTGGGCCGCCAGCGCGGCACTGTCCTGCTCCTCTGGAGCCGGGGCAGCGCCCGGCTCTTCCATCGCTGGCAGGTCGGGATGGCCGACGGCACGCCCGGGGATGCCCACGACGTTTTTGGGGCAGCCATGGCCTGCCTGCACGGGGAGCTGGGCACGGCGGGCCGCGGCGGCGGGTGGGTCCTGGCCTACTTCAGCCGGCTCTGCAGCCCCCGCGATGTCCCCCGACCCCTTCGGCCCCTGCCCACCTACCGCCTGCCCCGACAGCTGCCCGGGCTGCTGGGGGCGCTGCGGGGCAGCCCCCCGGCCCCTCGGCACTGCcgctggggcagagctggggcccTCCTGCACCGCCTCCCTGGATGTGCCAGGGAGGGCAgtcccccgccccggccccccgGGGCAGCTTCTGGCACCtga
- the IL17RC gene encoding LOW QUALITY PROTEIN: interleukin-17 receptor C (The sequence of the model RefSeq protein was modified relative to this genomic sequence to represent the inferred CDS: inserted 3 bases in 3 codons; deleted 2 bases in 2 codons) has product MCVHCSGRRGTHGCPGKGCRGSSRTGLSHGVCCWGWSEHPDGISGQERRCCPEQGQLYSHTGTCSRGELIEAPLDGTAKRGVGVVQEEAERWRLPALPTHRWLEGGCWAQPGPALCLDIASRTWSGVEAIKASFHPALLSLWCTGGDSLVPWRTGGCSVXLCSTAGQEDAPGWAQPVPARLPHCVPQPRRLPGASLAPCPCHGARSSLLGPKPSQGWRDTEPSVAGAGAAGPXPGRLLTPRREPGVRDRSRKREPAAAVGPVEPGEGCXGSSRRGAGAPRGPGPTMHALGQLLLVLVAGSAGGRGDPRDTLACSQGLTCRLLDTDVLCGTEPPGPRQELALARLRLEPALRCTEPTACAPCLEARVRLALAPGTATESPLSVQPGTAGTEDSGDGGQRSPATGATPSQPNVTGLLLLSGHTFASSRCVAVEVWAPLGPILRRRTVGWVIFRCFEAPLGSELHISAYMNSRGRQRLSQQQRVPDCSWPAAQDAVPQCQVPRLRVSPGQKEVVVEVEGAAVGHSYTLRLYHNHSHGTSGPGRVVTMQSSPMNYVLPADEVLPCLCLQVWLETQDPLRATLCPFSHDAEAWERLWARSRLVLHIEGQVLTCSLSAPCDLLAELVPCWQPVPSGPCQPLPGLQQPAEGKGPQELGGLWPHPNLCVQVWSGGQVRLTQCLRDRALPGRPDDLLLLECGGNASLCAVERGACTPLASFTSRGAGHPGLLEQDLQRDVAGGQCQQLWHPSNRTGVTLWACPLHKYLRTHWALVWMGVLLGAACLLLLLLMKEDMKAWLKSLRAGYGSSGPLQGRRALLVHAVEPVAERAACALMAALHSLGLTVVAAPGGGSGVAALGPLPWLHAQHHRALRDSDTIILLLSPAAVAAAQQWDTGAGVVPESGAAESSLGPRHSPDPGDVPAVAPCEVFAAALSCAMPVLAVAQGHYVVARLEALVPAVPPALRAAPAFALPADMERFLQALAGPARHRGRCLEPHVAAVAEALQRAVGE; this is encoded by the exons ATGTGTGTCCACTGCAGCGGCAGGAGGGGCACCCATGGTTGCCCcgggaagggctgcaggggtTCGAGCAGGACTGGCCTCAGTCATGGagtgtgctgctggggctggagtgAGCATCCAGATGGCATCTCTGGCCAGGAGCGGAGATGCTGTCCCGAGCAGGGGCAGCTTTATTCCCACACAGGGACCTGCTCCAGAGGAGAGCTCATAGAAGCACCTTTGGACGGCACAGCCAAGCGAGGAGTTGGGGTGGTGCAGgaagaagctgagagatggaggctccctgccctgcccacgcACAGGTGGCTGGAG GGcgggtgctgggcacagcccggccctgcTCTTTGCCTTGACATCGCCAGCAGGACTTGGTCTGGGGTGGAAGCAATAAAGGCGTCATTTCACCCTGCCCTGTTGTCTCTGTGGTGTACCGGGGGAGATTCTTTGGTGCCCTGGAGGACCGGGGGCTGCTcag ctctctgcagcacGGCAGGGCAAGAGGACGCACCcggctgggcacagcctgtaCCGGCACGGCTGCCACACTGTGTCCCACAGCCGCGGCGGCTGCCTGGGGCCAGCCTGGCACCGTGCCCGTGCCATGGAGCCAGATCGTCCCTGTTGGGCCCCAAGCCCTCC CAGGGGTGGCGGGACACGGAGCCCTCCGTGGCCGGTGCGGGAGCAGCAGGCC ACCCAGGGCGGCTGCTGACGCCACGCCGGGAGCCGGGTGTCCGGGATCGGAGCAGGAAGCGGGAGCCGGCGGCGGCGGTGGGGCCCGTGGAGCCGGGAGAGGGCT CGGGGAGCAGCCGGCGTGGGGCCGGGGCACCCCGAGGCCCCGGCCCCACCATGCACgcactggggcagctcctgctggtgctggtggcGGGGTCGGCGGGTGGCCGTGGGGACCCCCGCGACACCCTGGCCTGCTCCCAG GGCCTCACCTGCCGCCTCTTGG ACACCGATGTGCTGTGCGGGACAGAGCCCCCGGgacccaggcaggagctggcccTGGCCCGTCTGCGGCTGGAGCCGGCGCTGCGCTGCACCGAGCCCACGGCCTGTGCGCCCTGCCTGGAGGCACGGGTGCGCCTGGCCTTGGCACCGGGCACCGCCACCGAGTCCCCCCTCTCCGTGCAGCCGGGCACCGCTGGGACAGAGGACAGTGGTGATGGGGGACAGCGGTCACCAGCGACTGGGGCCACTCCGTCCCAGCCCAACGTtactgggctgctgctgctctctgggcacACGTTTGCCTCATCCCGCTGCGTGGCCGTGGAGGTCTGGGCACCCTTGGGCCCCATACTGCGCCGCCGAACCGTG ggctgggtgatCTTCCGGTGCTTCGAGGCGCCGCTGGGCTCCGAACTGCACATCTCAGCATACATGAACTCACGGGGCCGGCAGaggctgagccagcagcagagggtgCCAG ACTGTTCGTGGCCCGCAGCACAGGATGCTGTCCCCCAGTGCCAAG TGCCCAGGCTgcgggtgtccccagggcagaaGGAGGTGGTTGTGGAGGTGGAGGGGGCTGCAGTAGGGCACAGCTACACACTCCGGCTCTACCACAACCATAGCCATGGCACCAGTGGGCCAGGGCGTGTGGTGACCATG CAGAGCAGTCCCATGAACTATGTCCTGCCCGCGGATGAGGtgctgccctgcctctgcctgcag GTCTGGCTGGAAACCCAGGACCCACTACGGGCCACCCTGTGTCCCTTCTCACATG atgcCGAGGCCTGGGAGCGACTGTGGGCGCGGAGCCGGCTGGTCCTGCACATCGAGGGGCAGGTGCTGACCTGTTCCCTCTCAGCCCCCTGCGACCTCCTGGCTGAGCTggtgccctgctggcagccagtgCCCTCCGGGCCCTGCCAACCCCTgcctggcctgcagcagcctgcTGAGGGGAAG GGACCCCAGGAGCTCGGAGGGCTGTGGCCACACCCCAACCTCTGCGTTCAG GTGTGGAGCGGTGGGCAGGTCCGGCTGACCCAGTGCCTGCGGGACC GAGCACTGCCCGGCCGCCCCGATgacctcctgctgctggagtgtGGGGGGAATGCCTCACTGTGTGCTGTGGAGAGGGGTGCCTGCACACCCCTAGCCAGCTTCACCAGCAGG ggagcagggcaccctgggctgctggagcaggatctGCAGCGGGACGTGGCaggggggcagtgccagcag CTGTGGCACCCATCGAACAGAACTGGGGTTACACTCTGGGCCTGTCCCCTGCACAAGT accTGCGTACCCACTGGGCCCTGGTGTGGatgggggtgctgctgggagctgcctgtctcctgctgctgctcttgatGAAGGAGGACATGAAAG catGGCTGAAATCCCTGAGGGCTGGCTATGGCTCCAGTG GTCCTTTGCAGGGCCGGCGGGCCCTGCTGGTGCACGCAGTAGAGCCGGTGGCGGAGCGGGCAGCGTGTGCCTtgatggcagctctgcactCATTGGGGCTGACGGTGGTGGCGGCACCGGGAGGTGGCAGcggggtggcagctctggggccacTGCCCTGGCTGCACGCCCAGCACCACCGGGCGCTGCGTGACAGTGACaccatcatcctcctcctctctccgGCAGCCGTGGCTGCTGCACAGCAGTGGGACACCGGGGCCGGGGTTGTGCCGGAGTCCGGGGCCGCTGAAAGCAGCCTCGGGCCCCGGCACAGCCCTGACCCTGGCGATGTCCCCGCTGTGGCACCCTGCGAGGTGTTTGCGGCGGCTCTGTCCTGCGCCATGCCGGTGTTGGCGGTGGCCCAGGGGCACTACGTGGTGGCCCGGCTGGAGGCCCTGGTGCCGGCAGTGCCCCCAGCGCTgcgggcagcccctgccttcGCCCTGCCCGCCGACATGGAGCGGTTCTTGCAGGCGCTGGCGGGCCCAGCTCGGCACAGGGGCCGGTGTCTGGAGCCACACGTGGCGGCCGTGGCCGAGGCTCTGCAGCGGGCAGTAGGAGAATAA
- the CRELD1 gene encoding protein disulfide isomerase CRELD1 — translation MGPLLPLLPRSPRRGGPGLGGALLGAALLGGVLLAVCADPDPHRDGAEPCRACRGLADSFIRGLERTEHEGFGGGNTAWEEEKLSKYQHSETRLLEVLEGVCAPSDFACHQLLERSEEHVEQWWFHERQQHPDFFQWLCVDRLMLCCPPGTYGPDCRSCAGGPRQPCSGNGRCDGDGTRRGTGLCVCSPGYGGPFCAECGDGYYEASRNKSHLVCAECYQACGRCTGPEDSSCLRCKRGWVLHEHRCIDIDECGTEMAHCRANQYCVNTEGSYECRDCSTACIGCMGAGPARCKKCNKGYWRDGAKCLDVDECASAEEPVCTGVQEVCENTEGSYRCVCAQGHVRRDGQCVEDKPPDAPEKGFFDDVTDDEVVVLQQMFFGVMICALATLAAKGDMVFTAIFIGAVAAMAGYWLSDRSDRVLDGFMKGR, via the exons ATGGggccgctgctgccgctgctgccgcgCTCGCCCCGGCGCGGGGGGCCCGGGCTGGGGGGGGCCCTCCTGGGGGCCGCCCTCCTCGGGGGGGTCCTGCTGGCCGTTTGCGCCGACCCCGACCCACACCGAGACGGCgccgagccgtgccgagccTGCCGCGGCCTCGCCGACAGCTTCATCAGG GGCCTGGAGCGGACAGAGCATGAGGGCTTCGGTGGGGGTAACACGGcctgggaggaggagaagctgtcCAAATACCAGCACAG CGAGACCCgtctgctggaggtgctggagggtGTCTGTGCCCCCTCGGACTTCGCCTGTCACCAGCTGCTGGAGCGGAGCGAGGAGCACGTGGAGCAGTGGTGGTTCCATGA GCGGCAGCAGCACCCTGACTTTTTCCAGTGGCTGTGTGTGGACAGGCTGATGCTTTGCTGCCCGCCCGGTACCTATGGCCCAGACTGCCGGT CCTGTGCGGGCGGGCCCCGGCAGCCCTGCAGCGGCAACGGGCGCTGCGATGGTGACGGCACGCGCCGCGGCACCGGCCTCTGCGTCTGCAGCCCCGGCTACGGCGGCCCCTTCTGCGCCGAGTGCGGGGACGGCTACTATGAGGCCTCACGGAACAAGAGCCACCTCGTGTGTGCTG agtGCTACCAGGCGTGCGGGCGCTGCACGGGTCCCGAGGACTCCAGCTGCCTTCGCTGCAAGAGGGGCTGGGTGCTGCATGAGCACCGCTGCATCG ATATAGATGAGTGTGGCACAGAGATGGCGCACTGCCGAGCCAACCAGTACTGCGTCAACACAGAGGGCTCCTACGAGTGCCGAG ACTGCTCCACGGCTTGCATCGGCTGCATGGGTGCCGGGCCGGCTCGCTGTAAGAAATGCAACAAGGGCTACTGGCGGGACGGAGCCAAGTGTCTGG ACGTGGATGAGTGTGCCAGTGCCGAGGAGCCAGTGTGCACAGGGGTGCAGGAGGTGTGTGAGAACACAGAGGGCAGCTACCGGTGCGTCTGTGCCCAAGGCCACGTCCGCCGAGACGGGCAGTGCGTGGAGGACAAGCCCCCTG ATGCCCCAGAGAAGGGCTTCTTTGATGACGTGACTGATGACGAGGtggtggtgctgcagcagatgtTCTTTGGTGTGATGATCTGTGCCCTCGCCACGCTGGCTGCCAAGGGTGACATGGTCTTCACCGCCATCTTCATTGGTGCCGTGGCTGCCATGGCTGGCTACTGGCTCTCTGACCGCAGTGACCGTGTCCTCGATGGCTTCATGAAGGGCAGAtag
- the PRRT3 gene encoding proline-rich transmembrane protein 3 has product MAAAQLVTWGMLLATGVPAKAQGVPPAGLSFGGDPLHRGQQWPGPSPAWEASGEPSGAGAPRSERWGVKHPVHWSPPLQAGDGTRAPLEMETTVTGADSKVWRDGSTVPAVTEEPLLAWRGHEAEVQDRPLPHGSALGTPGPEVPTDRGADSSGPPWAGQGLSLSRHSVSKTASTPSPHSAPRLRHTAPFWGLAEPWTRALPSLQRSTRRAPLSHATTSPGDVGPRTDPGTMGQRGPQPVPGSVPSTGPAPPPASSTAPAGTPSRGLLPEEDVDSPQQVRGAVGPVIVPNATQTTPQPTAHPTTGTLGTRHPDTPGTQPAASSTAAPSATWRRAGMTPQPVPRDPSSPQPQPTVRAPPALGANASGLRWAELQRQLGFSWEAHVYGLAAVFLLLALGCLAGLAGTAILRPSHLLHVVGAHGLLLAACLLRATFLLLDPYGARGRLPTPALLLLNTAPFPLLLAAFALLLQRLQRLAQLQLLPSRLRGLPALGAAAALQGAVMGAADLLPPRLGLPAALGLQALGCGAGALLLLGGLWGCWRALRAPCEGPGPQPGARALLAAAVAGLPVCGLQLFSAVWLRAVLGPQGRFSRPSWAAQLWLRIGELGTALALLAAAAEPVRCRCRRRSPAGHSCWAKALRYFCAGRKAEAPEYPNNCYDWAGGGSGGSGGERTPANDISKNLIRNPAEQLPLRALKDSNEVWAAGTGMPGLSPKCPNMLAARSCAAFEQGSSPSLGELIFRPPSPIDLRRSIDQALCRRHLLHDGLFGRARRGSGSSLHGSPAPDKTPSLGRMVRCSSLTELPGPRQPHGTITVTVTASASSLESSSLKISWNPWRHGLSSPDSLPLDEAPSRAPLLVPAGAPGCEREGPRAFPALGKALDSRSLSSDTIEL; this is encoded by the exons atggctgcagcacagctcgTCACCTGGGGGATGCTCCTGGCCACCGGGGTCCCCGCCAAAGCCCAGGGGGTGCCGCCGGCAGGGCTGTCCTTCGGTGGGGACCCCTtgcacaggggacagcagtggcCAGGCCCATCCCCTGCCTGGGAGGCATCGGGGGAGCCCAGCGGTGCCGGGGCCCCAAGGAGTGAGCGCTGGGGGGTCAAGCACCCCGTGCACTGGTCCCCACCTCTGCAGGCAGGTGATGGCACCAGGGCACCCCTGGAGATGGAAACCACTGTGACAGGTGCTGATAGCAAGGTCTGGAGGGACGGCAGCACAGTCCCGGCTGTGACAGAGGAGCCGCTTCTTGCCTGGCGAGGGCACGAAGCTGAAGTCCAGGACAGGCCCCTGCCCCACGGCTCTGCACTGGGTACGCCGGGCCCTGAGGTGCCTACGGACAGAGGGGCAGACTCTTCAGGGccaccctgggcagggcagggcctcTCCCTGTCCAGGCACAGCGTCTCCAAGacagccagcacccccagccctca ctctgccccacgGCTGCGCCACACAGCCCCGTTCTGGGGGCTGGCTGAGCCCTGGACTCGGGCGCTCCCGTCCCTCCAGCGCAGCACCCGGAGGGCCCCGCTCAGCCACGCCACCACCAGCCCTGGCGATGTAGGGCCCCGGACGGACCCTGGGACTATGGGGCAGCGGGGACCTCAGCCTGTCCCAGGGTCTGTCCCCAGCACCGGCCCTGCGCCACCCCCCGCCTCCAGCACGGCCCCCGCCGGTACCCCGAGCAGAG GGCTGCTGCCCGAGGAGGACGTCGACTCCCCGCAGCAGGTCCGGGGCGCCGTGGGCCCTGTGATTGTCCCAAATGCCACCCAAACGACCCCACAGCCAACGGCACATCCCACCACGGGGACGCTCGGGACAAGGCACCCAG ACACGCCGGGGACGCAGCCCGCAGCCTCCAGCACCGCGGCCCCCTCGGCCACGTGGCGACGGGCAGGGATGACGCCTCAGCCGGTGCCCCGAGATCCGTCATCGCCGCAGCCACAGCCCACGGTCCGTGCCCCGCCGGCGCTGGGGGCCAACGCGAGCGGGCTGCGCTGGGCCGAGCTGCAGCGCCAGCTGGGCTTCTCCTGGGAGGCCCACGTCTATGGACTGGCTGCCGTGTTCCTGCTGCTGGCGCTGGGCTGCCTGGCCGGGCTGGCGGGGACAGCCATCCTGCGGCCCTCACACCTTCTCCACGTTGTGGGGGCCCacgggctgctgctggccgcCTGCCTGCTGCGGGccaccttcctgctgctggatcCCTACGGGGCACGGGGCCGCCTGCCCAccccggcgctgctgctgctcaacaCGGCCCCTTTCCCCCTGCTGCTCGCCGCCTTCGCCCTCCTGCTCCAGCGGCTGCAGCGCCTGGcccagcttcagctgctgccgTCCCGGCTGCGGGGGCTGCCGGcgctgggggctgctgctgccctgcagggcgCGGTGATGGGCGCCGCCGACCTGCTGCCGCCTCGGCTGGGGCTCCCGGCCGCGCTGGGGTTGCAGGCGCTGGGCTGCGGGGcgggggctctgctgctgctgggggggctctgggggtgctggcgGGCGCTGCGGGCGCCCTGCGAGGGGCCGGGGCCGCAGCCGGGGGCGCGGGCGCTGCtggcggcggcggtggcggggCTGCCGGTCTGCGGGCTGCAGCTCTTCAGCGCTGTGTGGCTGCGAGCAGTGCTGGGGCCCCAGGGGCGCTTCTCCCGGCCTAGCTGGGcggcacagctctggctgcggATCGGCGAGCTGGGCACGGCCCTGGCGCTGCTGGCGGCCGCCGCCGAGCCCGTGCGctgccggtgccgccgccggAGCCCCGCCGGCCACTCCTGCTGGGCCAAGGCACTGCGGTACTTCTGCGCCGGCCGCAAAGCTGAGGCACCCGAATACCCCAACAACTGCTACGACTGGgccggcggcggcagcggcggcagcggcggggagCGGACACCCGCCAACGACATCTCCAAGAACCTCATCCGCAACCCGGCGGAGCAGCTGCCGCTGCGGGCTCTGAAGGACAGCAACGAGGTCTGGGCAGCTGGCACCGGGATGCCGGGGCTCAGCCCCAAGTGCCCCAACATGCTGGCCGCCCGCTCCTGCGCCGCCTTCGAGCAGGGCTCGTCGCCCTCCCTGGGGGAGCTCATCTTCCGCCCGCCGTCCCCCATCGACCTGCGCCGCAGCATCGACCAGGCGCTCTGCCGCCGCCACCTCCTGCACGACGGCCTCTTCGGCCGGGCCCGCCGCGGCTCCGGCTCCTCGCTGCACGGCTCCCCTGCCCCCGACAAGACCCCCAGCCTGGGGCGCATGGTGCGCTGCAGCTCGCTCACGGAGCTGCCCGGCCCCCGCCAGCCCCACGGCACCATCACTGTCACCGTCACCGCCTCGGCCAGCTCGCTGGAGAGCAGCTCGCTGAAGATCAGCTGGAACCCCTGGCGCCATGGGCTGTCTTCGCCCGACAGCCTGCCCCTGGACGAGGCGCCCAGCCGGGCCCCGCTCCTGGTGCCCGCCGGAGCCCCCGGCTGCGAGCGGGAGGGTCCCCGCGCCTTCCCAGCCCTCGGCAAGGCGCTGGACTCCCGCAGCCTCTCCAGCGACACCATTGAGCTCTGA